In the Gossypium arboreum isolate Shixiya-1 chromosome 10, ASM2569848v2, whole genome shotgun sequence genome, one interval contains:
- the LOC108487783 gene encoding uncharacterized protein LOC108487783 — translation MNSDEKWRYVTYTWGSQEKTVNINPIMLRFRPIAPKPVTGESGSGGAQFGNKNLLLCKPRAKRKYVRVRKNNTKRKKRSSSSSSPSDHEEASNKTEKAVTLQLLPEKTEAIGSINDENGVVLEENNQDLPSLFNLNNSGWINRIAPLEEPDRKAVMSQTERATVVESWVTVECVTETCMDGRELGSTDVEKMKNLEADTCPGFISDGLNRVQWVNGAYKRMLMAGEGREEWLPPKITVWLVIKQELPTFCTAFSCKVRLQFMWGNKCSTIMLPCDVWKMDGGGGFAWRLDVEAALSLGR, via the coding sequence ATGAACAGTGATGAGAAATGGAGGTATGTTACCTACACATGGGGTTCGCAAGAGAAAACGGTGAACATCAATCCGATAATGCTAAGATTCCGTCCAATCGCTCCAAAACCGGTGACCGGAGAGTCTGGTTCCGGTGGGGCTCAGTTTGGTAACAAAAACTTGTTGCTTTGTAAGCCAAGAGCTAAAAGAAAGTACGTTAGGGTTCGAAAGAATAAtaccaagagaaagaaaagatcatcatcatcatcatcaccatcaGATCATGAAGAAGCTTCAAACAAAACTGAAAAGGCTGTTACTTTGCAGTTATTACCAGAGAAAACTGAAGCAATTGGATCAATTAACGATGAAAACGGTGTAGTTTTGGAGGAAAATAATCAAGATCTACCTTCGTTGTTTAACTTGAACAACAGCGGTTGGATTAATCGTATCGCTCCTTTGGAGGAGCCTGATCGGAAGGCGGTGATGAGTCAAACGGAAAGGGCAACGGTGGTTGAGTCCTGGGTTACGGTGGAGTGCGTGACGGAGACTTGCATGGATGGGAGAGAGCTAGGAAGTACTGACGTCGAAAAGATGAAGAATCTTGAGGCCGACACGTGTCCAGGGTTTATATCCGACGGTTTAAATAGGGTTCAGTGGGTTAACGGGGCATATAAGAGGATGTTGATGGCGGGGGAAGGGCGTGAGGAGTGGTTGCCGCCGAAGATAACGGTTTGGCTTGTGATTAAACAAGAGTTGCCTACGTTTTGCACTGCATTTTCATGCAAGGTAAGGTTGCAGTTCATGTGGGGCAACAAGTGTTCCACAATAATGTTGCCGTGTGATGTCTGGAAAATGGACGGCGGCGGTGGTTTTGCATGGCGGCTCGATGTCGAGGCTGCTCTCAGTCTCGGCCGTTAA
- the LOC108488594 gene encoding uncharacterized protein LOC108488594, with protein sequence MEDGNHWSMVKCSGGVYDKTIINRIMLKFRPIAPKPVNGDSDSSESILNSKNLDVTSKRKKRKYVRVCEKNNTRKKRILDRAREDNDGNKGFVTLQLMPEKADLNKSIVVERSWDVVDDDDLDRALGRDNYRFQDPPSLCLKLKTMVASDHVAVMGLPNPGSMTVVESWVMVESVTETCIEDGEMEKCTDVEKMKNLEKDTCPGFVSDGLNRVFWVNQAYRNMVGLDQDGEQERAATAVGLVLKDGLTFPCGAFSCRVRLRYVDGKGKNYSKTVPCDIWKLSSGGFAWRLDVNAALSLGL encoded by the coding sequence ATGGAGGATGGGAATCATTGGAGCATGGTAAAATGCTCCGGGGGTGTATACGATAAGACGATAATCAATCGGATAATGCTCAAATTCAGGCCGATTGCTCCAAAACCGGTGAACGGAGATTCGGATTCCAGTGAGTCTATCCTTAATAGCAAGAACTTGGATGTTACTAGCAAGAGAAAGAAGAGAAAGTACGTTAGGGTTTGCGAGAAAAATAATACTAGGAAGAAACGAATCTTGGATAGAGCTAGAGAAGATAACGATGGAAACAAGGGTTTCGTTACTCTACAGTTGATGCCGGAGAAAGCTGATCTAAATAAATCAATCGTTGTTGAAAGATCATGGGAtgttgttgatgatgatgatcTGGATCGAGCTTTAGGTCGTGACAATTATCGTTTTCAAGATCCACCATCGCTGTGCTTGAAGTTGAAAACAATGGTCGCGTCAGATCACGTGGCGGTGATGGGGTTACCCAACCCGGGGAGTATGACGGTGGTGGAGTCGTGGGTGATGGTGGAGAGCGTGACGGAAACTTGCATTGAAGATGGGGAGATGGAGAAGTGTACGGACGTGGAGAAAATGAAGAATCTCGAGAAGGACACGTGTCCCGGGTTTGTATCAGATGGGCTGAACCGGGTTTTCTGGGTGAACCAAGCGTATAGAAATATGGTAGGCTTGGACCAGGATGGGGAGCAAGAACGGGCCGCAACCGCCGTGGGGTTGGTGTTGAAAGACGGGCTCACCTTTCCCTGCGGTGCATTTTCGTGCCGCGTACGGTTGCGTTACGTGGATGGGAAGGGTAAGAATTACTCGAAAACGGTTCCCTGCGACATTTGGAAGCTGAGCTCCGGCGGATTTGCATGGCGGCTGGACGTCAACGCTGCTCTCAGCTTGGGACTCTAG
- the LOC108488420 gene encoding cytochrome c1-2, heme protein, mitochondrial-like codes for MAGRLIHQVLTRKLQSQSTVPTFSWFTSRKFNEDARYAGMRTVALLGAGISGFLGFATIASADESEHGLEAPNYPWPHSGILSSYDHASIRRGHQVYQQVCASCHSMSLISFRDLVGVGYTEEETKTMAAEIEVVDGPNDEGEMFTRPGKLSDRFPQPYANEAAARFANGGAYPPDLSLITKARHNGQNYVFALLTGYHDPPAGVTIREGLHYNPYFPGGAIAMPKMLIDGALEYEDGTPATEAQMGKDVVTFLSWAAEPEMEERKLMGFKWIFLLSLALLQAAYYRRLRWSALKSRRLVLDVVN; via the exons ATGGCTGGGCGATTGATCCACCAGGTTTTAACGAGGAAACTTCAGTCTCAATCTACT GTTCCGACCTTTTCATGGTTTACATCAAGAAAATTTAATGAGGATGCAAGATATGCTGGTATGAGGACAGTTGCACTTCTTGGAGCTGGTATTTCTGGTTTTCTAGGTTTTGCAACAATAGCGTCAGCTGATGAGTCAGAACATGGGTTAGAAGCTCCGAATTATCCTTGGCCTCACAGTGGCATCCTCAGCTCATATGACCATGCTTC GATTCGTCGTGGACACCAGGTTTACCAACAAGTGTGTGCATCCTGCCACTCTATGTCTCTAATATCATTCCGTGATTTGGTGGGTGTTGGATACACAGAGGAGGAGACAAAGACTATGGCAGCTGAGATTGAGGTGGTTGATGGACCTAATGACGAGGGTGAGATGTTTACTCGTCCCGGTAAACTCAGTGACCGGTTTCCTCAGCCGTATGCAAATGAAGCAGCAGCTAGGTTTGCTAATGGAGGAGCTTATCCTCCAGATCTAAGTCTCATTACCAAA GCTCGTCATAATGGTCAGAATTATGTGTTTGCCCTTTTAACTGGTTACCATGATCCTCCTGCTGGTGTTACG ATTCGAGAGGGGTTACACTATAACCCGTACTTTCCCGGGGGAGCAATTGCCATGCCTAAAATGCTTATTGATGGTGCTTTAGAGTATGAAGATGGCACGCCTGCAACTGAAGCTCAG ATGGGGAAAGATGTGGTTACATTTTTGTCATGGGCAGCCGAACCCGAAATGGAAGAAAGGAAGCTG ATGGGTTTTAAATGGATATTTTTATTGTCATTGGCATTGCTTCAAGCTGCTTATTATCGGCGGTTGAGGTGGTCTGCTCTCAAATCTCGCAGGCTGGTCTTAGATGTTGTCAACTAG
- the LOC108487478 gene encoding 54S ribosomal protein L37, mitochondrial-like, producing MALTRSGSWRSVIVAKEAIAFGQRTFAAAAGKSKKGSKGATSDAPKASVLSKEVKSTTVVGANILKDGTDPKIMPDSEYPDWLWHLLDKRPALSELRRKNIETLPYEDLKRFVKLDNRARIKENNSIKAKN from the coding sequence ATGGCATTAACTCGAAGTGGATCATGGAGAAGTGTCATTGTTGCCAAGGAGGCAATTGCTTTTGGACAACGAACATTTGCTGCTGCGGCTGGCAAATCCAAGAAGGGCTCTAAAGGGGCAACCAGCGATGCGCCAAAAGCATCAGTACTCAGCAAAGAAGTCAAGTCCACAACAGTGGTTGGTGCAAATATACTCAAGGATGGAACTGATCCGAAGATCATGCCTGATTCTGAGTACCCTGATTGGCTATGGCATCTGCTCGACAAACGTCCGGCATTGAGCGAGCTAAGGAGGAAAAACATTGAAACACTGCCATATGAAGATCTTAAACGGTTTGTCAAGTTGGACAATCGAGCTCGGATAAAAGAAAACAATTCAATCAAAGCCAAAAACTAA